The sequence CGCGGGCGTGGCCAACGCGTCCTACGGGTTGCCGGACCTCGGCATGACGACGCTGCATGACGTGCTGGAGGACGTGCGGCGTGTGACCGGGGCCACCGATCTGCCAGATCGACGCCGTCGAGCAGGATCCGACCCTCGGTGGGGTCGTAGAACCGGGTCAGCAGGCTCACCAGCGTGGTCTTGCCGACACACGAAATTAGACACAGCAGAGCGACCCGGCGCCGGAGGGACCGG is a genomic window of Euzebyales bacterium containing:
- a CDS encoding ATP-binding cassette domain-containing protein → MLCLISCVGKTTLVSLLTRFYDPTEGRILLDGVDLADRWPRSHAARPPARHAASSCRGPATRRTRWPRPRPTGTTP